The stretch of DNA CGGCGGGGGGCATGGATTTGTTGCAGGGTCTGCAGTACTGAGAACAGCGTAGAACCAGTGGCGATGGGAGGAAGGGGACCGGTAGAGCGGGGCTGGGTAAGCCTCCATCCAGCCGGGCTGAGCCCTGGTCTCCGCAGAGCCTCTGCCCGTCCCGGGACACCCGCTACCTGGTGTTAGCGGTGGACCGCCCTGCGGGGGCCTGGCGCGGCTCCGGGCTGGCCTTGACTCTGCAGCCCCGCGGAGAGGGTAGGTCCGCGTGGAGAGGGACGGGGAGCCGGGTCGACTGCCCCCGGGCCCCCAGCCCCTGAGCCAGCCGCGTGCCCACCCACCGCAGGCTCCCGGCTGAGTACCGCCCGGCTGCAGGCACTGCTGTTCGGCGACGACCACCGCTGCTTCACACGGATGACCCCGGCCCTGCTCCTGCTGCCGCGGTCCGAGCCCGCGCCGCTGCCTGCGCACGGCCAGCTGGACACTGTGCCCTTCCCGCCGCCCAGGTGCGCGCAGGCACCGGGGCACGGGGCAGGAGGGGCGGGGGCGGCGTGGCCTCGTGGCCGCTCTCAACTCCCCCAACTGCGGGTTCCAGGCCATCCGCGGAACTCGAGGAGTCGCCACCCAGCGCAGACCCCTTCCTGGAGACGCTCACGCGCCTGGTGCGGGCGCTGCGGGGCCCCCCGGCCCGGGCCTCCGCGCCGCGCCTGGCCCTGGATCCGGACGCGCTGGCCGGCTTCCCGCAGGGCCTAGTCAACCTGTCGGACCCCGCGGCGCTGGAGCGCCTACTCGACGGCGAGgagccgctgctgctgctgctgaggccCACTGCGGCCTCCACCGGGGATCCTGCGCCCCTGCACGACCCCACGTCGGCGCCGTGGGCCACGGCCCTGGCGCGCCGCGTGGCTGCCGAACTGCAAGCGGCGGCTGCCGAGCTGCGAAGCCTCCGGGGTCTGCCTCCGGCCGCAGCCCCGCTGCTGGCGCGCCTGCTCGCGCTCTGCCCAGGTGGCCCCGGCGGCCTCGGCGATCCCCTGCGAGCGCTGCTGCTCCTGAAGGCGCTGCAGGGCCTGCGCGTGGAGTGGCGCGGGCGGGATCCGCGCGGGCCGGGTCGGGCACAGCGCAGCGCGGGGGCCACCGCCGCCGACGGGCCGTGCGCGCTGCGCGAGCTCAGCGTAGACCTCCGCGCCGAGCGCTCCGTACTCATCCCCGAGACCTACCAGGCCAACAATTGCCAGGGCGTGTGCGGCTGGCCTCAGTCCGACCGCAACCCGCGCTACGGCAACCACGTGGTGCTGCTGCTGAAGATGCAGGCCCGTGGGGCCGCCCTGGCGCGCCCACCCTGCTGCGTGCCCACCGCCTACGCGGGCAAGCTGCTCATCAGCCTGTCGGAGGAGCGCATCAGCGCGCACCACGTGCCCAACATGGTGGCCACCGAGTGTGGCTGCCGGTGACCCCTGCGCCGCGCGGACTCCAGCCCCTAGGGTCCGGACGCGCCCCAGCTCGCGCCCCTTCCCATATTTATTCGGACCCCAAGCATCGCCCCAATAAAG from Gorilla gorilla gorilla isolate KB3781 chromosome 20, NHGRI_mGorGor1-v2.1_pri, whole genome shotgun sequence encodes:
- the AMH gene encoding muellerian-inhibiting factor; the encoded protein is MRDLPLTSLALVLSALGALLGTEALRAEEPAVGTSGLIFREDLDWPPGSPQEPLCLVALGGDSNGSSSPLQVVGALSTYEQAFLGAVQRARWGPQDLATFGVCNTGDRQAALPSLRRLGAWLRDPGGQRLVVLHLEEVTWEPTPSLRFQEPPPGGAGPPELALLVLYPGPGPEVTVTRTGLPGAQSLCPSRDTRYLVLAVDRPAGAWRGSGLALTLQPRGEGSRLSTARLQALLFGDDHRCFTRMTPALLLLPRSEPAPLPAHGQLDTVPFPPPRPSAELEESPPSADPFLETLTRLVRALRGPPARASAPRLALDPDALAGFPQGLVNLSDPAALERLLDGEEPLLLLLRPTAASTGDPAPLHDPTSAPWATALARRVAAELQAAAAELRSLRGLPPAAAPLLARLLALCPGGPGGLGDPLRALLLLKALQGLRVEWRGRDPRGPGRAQRSAGATAADGPCALRELSVDLRAERSVLIPETYQANNCQGVCGWPQSDRNPRYGNHVVLLLKMQARGAALARPPCCVPTAYAGKLLISLSEERISAHHVPNMVATECGCR